In Oryzias melastigma strain HK-1 linkage group LG10, ASM292280v2, whole genome shotgun sequence, a single window of DNA contains:
- the LOC112153269 gene encoding protocadherin beta-15, which produces MSTEHLFLEAVFLADRRICLRWWIGVFLLLSHLCFSLGEVRYVLPEEMKVGSVIGNVARDLGLEVSQLDARRARVVAEGTSQLCELDLATGNLLISQRIDREELCAQVTVCILQFQLLLEDPLQASSLVLDITDINDNSPVFTAGEINLDLVESTVLGRRFPLESAHDPDLGRNSIQEYKLNHNDHFALELSTQINGNSYPELVLKKPLDREAQAEHVLKIIGIDGGEPNRSGTASIHIRVLDANDNVPVFSQRVYKASVQENSAIGTVIITLNATDSDDGVYGEITYSFTHLSDKLAGVLEINSQTGEVRVVGIIDYEEASSLELDVQAKDGGGQASHCKLIIDVIDVNDNKPVIEVKSASPNVAEDSKPGTMVALINIYDLDTGSSGHVTCSIPDYVPFKLVSEVKNYYMLVTDEMLDREIQSEYNITLTATDAGFPSLSSVTVLSILVSDVNDNAPTFSQSEYNANILENQPVGTFVIQVSAQDSDKGSNAKIMYHILKDMNLDASSFLIVNSDTGELFTSRRFDYEQSVHFQIRVAALDRGEPQLSTTCTINVFVKDQNDNAPVILYPVQTSDYIAEDMVPVEAPRGYLVTKVVAVDADSGHNAWLSYRIIKATRPGLFMADLHTGEIRTLRAFMEDDEPKQTLSVLVTDNGHEALSATATVSITLGDGLPVLKEHFEFVDESQNSDDLTLYLIIALSVVSLLLILLISAVIYFKLCRRGYVYRSTTANLPVFPSTYYSTGFADFSRCGTLLKDDRYDPFMTTGSWRGDFRFGGNTDTDTLKKRSAVYQKNTVRRLSTDRASLKARAGPQHPCYVFK; this is translated from the coding sequence ATGTCGACAGAACATCTATTTCTGGAAGCAGTTTTTCTGGCGGATCGTCGAATATGTTTAAGATGGTGGATCGGGGTTTTTTTGCTTCTctctcatttgtgtttttcactgGGAGAAGTGCGTTACGTGCTTCCAGAGGAGATGAAAGTGGGCTCTGTCATTGGAAATGTTGCACGAGATCTTGGACTGGAGGTGTCGCAGCTCGATGCTCGTCGAGCGCGGGTTGTTGCAGAAGGAACCAGTCAGCTGTGTGAGCTGGACCTGGCAACAGGAAATCTCTTGATCAGCCAACGAATAGACCGAGAGGAGTTGTGTGCGCAAGTTACTGTTTGCATCCTGCAGTTCCAGCTTTTACTTGAAGACCCTCTTCAAGCATCCAGCTTGGTTTTGGACATAACCGACATAAATGACAACAGCCCAGTTTTTACTGCAGGAGAGATAAACCTCGATTTGGTTGAATCTACTGTTCTGGGACGACGATTTCCTTTGGAGAGCGCACATGACCCTGATTTGGGCAGGAACTCTATCCAGGAATATAAGCTGAACCATAATGACCATTTTGCACTAGAATTGAGCACCCAGATAAATGGGAATTCCTATCCTGAACTAGTTCTCAAAAAGCCATTGGATCGAGAGGCACAAGCCGAACATGTACTGAAAATCATTGGGATTGATGGGGGGGAACCCAACAGATCAGGAACTGCTTCTATTCATATTCGGGTCTTGGATGCTAATGATAATGTCCCAGTTTTTAGCCAACGAGTTTACAAAGCATCTGTGCAAGAGAACTCTGCCATTGGGACTGTCATCATAACCTTAAATGCTACAGACTCAGATGATGGTGTCTATGGAGAAATAACATACTCTTTCACACATCTTTCTGACAAACTGGCTGGAGTGCTTGAAATCAACTCTCAGACTGGAGAAGTGCGTGTGGTGGGCATCATTGACTACGAAGAGGCTAGCTCGCTTGAGCTTGATGTTCAAGCTAAAGATGGTGGTGGACAGGCTTCTCACTGTAAACTTATAATTGATGTGATTGATGTGAACGACAACAAACCAGTGATAGAGGTAAAGTCTGCCTCTCCTAATGTGGCCGAGGACTCCAAACCAGGAACCATGGTTGctttgattaatatttatgaCCTAGACACAGGCAGTAGTGGTCATGTCACATGTTCAATACCAGACTATGTTCCCTTTAAATTAGTTTCAGAAGTTAAAAACTATTATATGTTAGTGACTGATGAGATGCTGGACAGAGAAATACAGTCAGAGTATAACATTACTTTAACTGCCACTGATGCAGGTTTTCCATCTCTTTCAAGTGTGACAGTTTTATCAATTCTAGTAAGTGATGTGAACGACAATGCTCCAACGTTTTCACAGAGTGAGTacaatgctaacattttggagAACCAACCAGTTGGCACTTTTGTTATTCAAGTCAGTGCGCAAGATAGTGACAAAGgatcaaatgcaaaaataatgtaTCACATATTAAAGGACATGAATTTAGACGCGTCATCCTTTCTTATAGTAAACTCAGACACAGGAGAACTCTTCACATCCCGCCGCTTTGATTATGAACAGTCAGTTCATTTCCAGATAAGAGTGGCAGCCCTTGATAGAGGCGAGCCTCAACTTTCCACTACCTGtactataaatgtttttgtgaaagaTCAAAATGACAATGCACCTGTCATTCTTTATCCAGTTCAAACTTCTGACTACATCGCAGAAGATATGGTGCCAGTTGAAGCACCAAGAGGCTACCTGGTGACCAAGGTGGTAGCTGTGGATGCAGACTCTGGTCACAATGCATGGCTCTCTTACAGAATAATTAAAGCAACCCGGCCTGGCCTATTTATGGCAGATCTTCACACTGGTGAAATCAGAACTCTCCGAGCATTCATGGAGGACgatgaaccaaaacaaacactGTCAGTTTTAGTAACTGATAACGGGCATGAGGCTCTCTCTGCGACGGCAACGGTCAGTATAACACTCGGTGATGGCCTGCCGGTtttaaaagagcattttgagTTTGTAGATGAATCACAGAACAGTGACGATTTAACGCTCTATTTAATCATCGCTCTTTCAGTCGTTTCACTCTTGCTCATCCTCTTAATCAGCGcagtgatttattttaagctCTGCCGGCGTGGCTATGTTTACCGATCAACCACGGCCAATCTCCCAGTGTTCCCATCCACTTACTACTCCACTGGTTTTGCAGATTTTAGTCGTTGTGGGACTTTGCTGAAAGATGATCGATATGACCCCTTTATGACTACTGGTTCATGGAGAGGCGATTTCCGTTTTGGAGGAAACACAGACACCgacacactaaaaaaaagaagtgcagtctatcaaaaaaatacagtaaggcGCCTCAGCACTGACAGAGCCAGTCTGAAGGCCAGAGCTGGTCCCCAGCATCCGTGTTacgtttttaagtaa